A genomic segment from Leptospira fainei serovar Hurstbridge str. BUT 6 encodes:
- a CDS encoding MBOAT family O-acyltransferase, with translation MNFTTPLYTLFFVFLFLLRWLLPRFRVFPNWIPFPFLLVGSYLFYFSWSPKFGSLILATTILDYSVGRAMGDSSSSRRRRILLLLSLIGNLSVLGFFKYFGFFVENGNALLSALGLHSAIPSLNIVLPVGISFYTFQSLSYTIDVYRKEIPPEQSFWNYALFLSFFPQLVAGPIVPAREFLPQLRQWVTWENLAFREGIVLILVGAWKKAVLADNIAVLPDALFQSPAVVSQFYAWIGVLAYALQIYFDFSGYTDIALGSALLLGFHLTENFRMPYLASSFSDFWRRWHISLSSWLKNYLYISLGGNRKGEFRTYLNLFITMLLGGLWHGASWNFVVWGGIHGTLLAIERGLGYFLRQKETAFEIPKILSFAYRIFVVLAIVLVWVFFRSPNWEKTEIVFAKLFFSSGGINPGDPALRLFFLCALLFAVATWIGQRDEVSGSFRRWVNGLPGWVFAILASSGFLFAVLLSAESQPFLYFVF, from the coding sequence ATGAATTTTACCACGCCGCTCTATACTCTTTTTTTTGTTTTTCTTTTTCTGCTTAGGTGGCTTCTCCCTCGTTTTCGCGTTTTTCCCAACTGGATTCCGTTTCCTTTTTTATTAGTCGGCAGCTATTTATTTTATTTTTCCTGGAGCCCTAAGTTCGGGAGCTTAATTCTCGCAACCACGATTTTGGATTATTCCGTTGGGAGGGCCATGGGCGACTCTTCTTCTTCGAGAAGGAGAAGGATTCTTTTGTTGCTTTCGCTGATCGGAAATTTATCCGTCTTAGGCTTTTTTAAATATTTCGGCTTTTTTGTGGAAAATGGGAATGCCCTATTGTCGGCACTTGGTTTGCACTCTGCAATTCCATCCCTAAATATTGTCTTACCTGTTGGCATTTCTTTCTACACGTTTCAATCTCTCAGTTATACGATCGATGTTTACCGTAAGGAAATACCGCCAGAGCAAAGTTTCTGGAATTACGCGCTTTTTCTCTCTTTTTTCCCGCAGCTGGTTGCCGGCCCGATCGTTCCTGCAAGAGAGTTTCTTCCGCAACTGAGACAATGGGTAACTTGGGAGAATTTGGCATTTCGGGAGGGGATCGTATTGATTCTTGTCGGCGCCTGGAAAAAAGCTGTTCTGGCCGATAATATTGCCGTTTTGCCGGATGCGTTATTTCAATCGCCTGCCGTAGTATCCCAATTTTATGCCTGGATAGGTGTGCTTGCATACGCGCTTCAGATTTATTTTGATTTTAGCGGTTACACGGATATCGCCTTGGGTTCGGCATTATTGCTAGGCTTTCATCTTACCGAAAATTTTAGAATGCCTTACCTGGCATCTAGCTTTTCCGATTTTTGGAGACGTTGGCATATCTCTCTATCTTCTTGGTTGAAAAATTATCTCTACATTTCTTTGGGAGGAAATCGCAAAGGAGAGTTTCGGACATACCTGAATTTATTTATCACCATGTTATTAGGCGGTCTTTGGCATGGGGCTAGTTGGAATTTCGTTGTGTGGGGCGGGATTCACGGGACTTTACTCGCGATAGAAAGAGGATTGGGCTATTTTTTGAGGCAAAAGGAAACAGCGTTTGAAATTCCGAAGATTCTGTCCTTCGCTTACCGAATATTCGTCGTTTTGGCGATCGTATTGGTTTGGGTCTTTTTTCGTTCCCCTAACTGGGAAAAAACCGAGATCGTATTTGCGAAATTGTTTTTCAGTTCCGGTGGAATCAATCCCGGCGATCCAGCGCTTAGATTATTTTTTCTTTGTGCTTTGCTGTTTGCGGTCGCTACATGGATCGGCCAAAGAGATGAAGTTTCGGGCTCTTTTCGCCGCTGGGTTAACGGTCTTCCAGGTTGGGTCTTTGCCATTCTTGCGAGCTCGGGATTCCTTTTCGCGGTCTTACTATCGGCCGAGTCTCAGCCGTTTCTTTATTTCGTTTTTTGA